The genomic stretch gtatttaatggagcttactcccagggaagtgtgaacaGTATagattttagttattttaaattatgtttttatgatGTTGTGCACTGCTTGGAGCTTTGCATAAAgaaggataaaaatcttttaaatcaaataactaaatgtcagCTTTAGGTGGCCTTTGATGCAGGAAGCTTGGATGGGGGAATCTGTGCAGGGGAAATGGTAGGTGGAAAGGATTGTTCAATGGGCTGGGTGAGCAGCTCCTTTGACTTCTGCTGGAAAAATTGACCCCCTGAGTTGCCCTATTTTGGTGATACACAGTACAATGTGGGTTTTATTTGCTGTTCTGTACAATTTATAACACGGATATAATCATGGATTGGTAATCTTTAGGAAAGGGGGATGGGCTAGTACCCCTCTCTCCATCTAACCACTCTGGAGTTAATTTTTGtttgccttgtgtgtgtgtgtgtgtgtgtgtgtgtgtgacagacagacagagaagtCATATGAACCCTAGGGGAGGGAACTTGGCTTTCATTCATCCCTTCTTGGGTAGGATGCCCAGGAGTGTCcggcttccccccctcctcttcctcaagGACCTCTGGATGGTCACGACAGCTTTGTATAAGGAGACATTCTTACTTCTACTGCCCAACCAGGCGCCGGCAGAGCGGCGGGGGACCCTCCCCCCCAGGCCGTACATCTCTCCGGAGCGCGGCGCCCCTCGAACAGCCGCAGCCAGTGGCGTAggcagagggggggcaaagcactaagttgtgcagggagcctccccgcagcgtgcaaggggcctctccccctccccttcggagccgttccaggcggtgggagcaaaactcggaagggaagggggagagcacGCGGCGGGAAAGCTCCCTggacaacttagtgctttgcccacccctctagctacgccactggcggCGACGAGTGGATCGactggagctgggagggaggggggctgctggAGGCGCGCGAGGGGGCCCTGTTGAGCGGGCCGGGGGAGCTCCTGGGTTGGCTGATGGTGGGGCGCCTCCGCAGGCACGTGGAGGGCAGGGCGCACTcaccccgcccgcccgcccgcccgggaAGGAGCCTCCACTTTTGCGCAAGAGCCGGCGGGACGCGAAGAGCTGGAGCCGCGGGGAAGCCGGAGAGGCGGCGGGGACGCTGCTGGGAGGAGCTGTGCGGGCGAGGAGGGTCCAGGTGTGAAGCCTCTTGGAGGGAGCTGGCACTGAGCGCTACAGGCGCCGGCTGGAGGCCATTCCCGAGAGAGAGCGGGGGAGCCACGCGGGGACTgcgccgcctcctccctgcccatcagCCCAGGGCCATCCACGTCTCCAGGGCTCAGGAGCTGCCCTCTAGCCCTGCTCCGGAGGAAGgtctgtcagagagagagagagagagacccttcTCCCTTCCAGCTCAGGTTTGGGTAATACAGGTGGAGTTCTGGACATCCGAAATCCAGGCCCCTTATCTGGTCACCAAAAATCGAGTCATTTTTACCCCTTGAGACCCAAAATCCAGACGTttttaccccttatctggacacCCCAAATCCAGGCATTTTCAGTGTCCAAATCTGTCCATTTTTTATGTCCAAAATTGGATATCCGAAATCCAGAcattaataaaaaataattctGTAATGTgagcactagaaggtcttgtgttcattcccatgtacagtgcaggtgcAGACGGTAAACTCCGTTCTCTGGATTCGTGCCTGGTAGAGACACTTGAAAAAcctcaaagaggccagcagacacccatatggatAGTAgtggaaagagcaagagaaagcatttctcattatatttatgcaattattccaaaattcagacaaatctgaaatccaggcaccttcccatcccaagctgtctggataagggatactcagccTGTACCATCATTATGTACCAGTGTTATGGGTGGATATTACCACTGGTTACCACCAGTGTTACGGGTGGATGTTGAACAAACCTGATGTTAAAAAATTGCAGCATTTGCTGCACTGGAGGGGGTGCCTGCATTTATGTCCTTCTGTGTTTCTGTAGACTGCCACAATGTAATTCAGTTCCTTCCTCTGTTTACAGTATGTGTGACAAGAGAGCCGAGTACAATACAGCCATGTGTGTGGGAGCCTGTTTGCCATCTCAAGCCTTTTCCTGTTTGGATTGCATTCAGGGACTTTGCAGTCTCTCACAGGTTGCCTGTTGGTGCCGTCCCAGCCTGGCCCCGGGTTGTGAGCGGTCTGCACGTTGACATGTACATCCACTTTCATTCTTCCTGCAGCCATTTCCTTGGGCGTATGTTTCTGGATCTGCAGCAGACCCCTGGATGGAAAAGCAACCTGTAAAATGCCTTCCATGGAGGTCTAGTGGTGAAGATCCCAACCCGCAACTCTGCAGAAGCCCTGCCTGAAGGAAAGACGACCTGGTCAATGTTGGggaatagcagcagcagccccaactgTACCGCCTGCAGTCAGTCCTTTGCTGGTGGGGTCTGCAAGCTTCTCCTCATGGTCTTCCTGACCATTGCCATCACCTTGGGCAATGTGGTGAGCCTCCTGGTTTTCTTCTGTGTCAAGCAATTCAGGACTTCTCAAGGCTACCTCAAGGCCTCTTTGGCTCTGGCGGACTTGGCCGTGGGGCTCATTGTCGTGCCTTACTCGGTTTATAGGGAGGTGAATTTATTGGCCTATGGGATGGAAAAAGAAACTGAGAGGTCAGAACATTTGGCTTGCTTCATCACTGGGCCCATCTTCGCAGGCTGCACCCTTGTCTCCATCAGCACCATCTTCCTGCTCTCAGTGGAGAGGAGTGTAGCAGTGCTGAGACCCCTGCAAAAGAAAGCTGTGATCACTAAACGCAGGACCATTTGTCTCATTCTTGTCTCCTGGACCGTGAGCTTCTGCTTGGCTTGGACACCTATACTCTCCACCTCTCATATTACCATGCAGTACAATCCCTGCAGCAAACTGTGTAACTATGCCTTTCCCACAGGTGAGCTACCTGGATCCCAGTGGAATGTCCTGCTGCTTTTCCCAGTCTTTGACTTCACTGTCTTGAGTGGCACTGTTGTCACCAATTTCATCACCTTTACCTCTGTCCACTACTACTGCAAAACCCGGAAGCAGCTAGGGGAAGAGCCACAGGCAAGCAACCGACTTGCTCTCTCAGACATTACTGCTGCTAAAACCATTGGAATCCTGACCTTTGCCTTCCTCACCTCCTTCAGCCCCATTGCTGTGTTTGTGGTGGGATCTGTGATGGGCCACCTCTGGTGCCAGttctctttttttgctttttggagCCTCACTTCCAACAGTTGTTGGAATGTGGCCATCTATAGTGTTTGGGACCCCAAATTCCGGCAGGGGGTTAGG from Tiliqua scincoides isolate rTilSci1 chromosome 4, rTilSci1.hap2, whole genome shotgun sequence encodes the following:
- the LOC136648570 gene encoding trace amine-associated receptor 8c-like, which encodes MLGNSSSSPNCTACSQSFAGGVCKLLLMVFLTIAITLGNVVSLLVFFCVKQFRTSQGYLKASLALADLAVGLIVVPYSVYREVNLLAYGMEKETERSEHLACFITGPIFAGCTLVSISTIFLLSVERSVAVLRPLQKKAVITKRRTICLILVSWTVSFCLAWTPILSTSHITMQYNPCSKLCNYAFPTGELPGSQWNVLLLFPVFDFTVLSGTVVTNFITFTSVHYYCKTRKQLGEEPQASNRLALSDITAAKTIGILTFAFLTSFSPIAVFVVGSVMGHLWCQFSFFAFWSLTSNSCWNVAIYSVWDPKFRQGVRELFNRVVLKSASKHPNHSLEGHSSSPACVTVLKEVFQPENTR